The proteins below come from a single Acidimicrobiia bacterium genomic window:
- a CDS encoding MFS transporter, which translates to MPDRYPRSSVVALSLFVFVAFGIELYAMSVLLTENAAGGDFSIGLLSLAFGGSVVIAGVAAPRVGRWADHHSVRGITILGAVLGFCGLILVGIAQVPWQVIGAFWLLLGPAQAMSLYEPAFVAVGLWVGDNHRNRAIALLTVIGGLAGPVFLPVTGYAVEHFGWRSTTIGYAIVLVVTGLVVALAFLPDDKPIVHRDAPIPKATWRRFVADRRLGLQSLSVVLLFASMNSMLFHRVAIFEEQGFDVGFVALLAGISGVLTFPGRYLAPRIAERIRPTTILTLGVGGLVVAIVLAIVGSPEIVMIAYFVAFGLFFGFILPLRPVIMHGWYGGADYGSVMGKQWSAAAVAGGIAPTLIGVARDALGSYTLPLVALVVATALAGVFNELSVSSYANDRAAARR; encoded by the coding sequence TCGGTCCTCCTCACCGAGAACGCGGCAGGTGGGGACTTCTCCATCGGGCTCCTGTCGCTGGCCTTCGGTGGGTCCGTCGTCATCGCCGGCGTTGCTGCTCCCCGCGTCGGGCGCTGGGCTGACCACCACTCCGTGCGCGGGATCACGATCCTCGGTGCGGTGCTCGGCTTCTGCGGTCTGATTCTCGTCGGGATCGCGCAGGTCCCGTGGCAGGTCATCGGTGCGTTCTGGTTGTTGCTGGGCCCTGCGCAAGCGATGAGCCTGTACGAGCCTGCGTTCGTGGCCGTGGGGTTGTGGGTCGGGGACAATCACCGCAACCGCGCGATCGCGTTGCTCACCGTCATCGGCGGGCTCGCCGGGCCGGTGTTTCTGCCCGTCACGGGCTACGCCGTGGAGCACTTCGGGTGGCGATCGACCACGATCGGCTATGCGATCGTGTTGGTCGTGACCGGGTTGGTCGTCGCGCTCGCGTTTCTGCCCGACGACAAACCGATCGTGCACCGTGACGCTCCGATCCCGAAGGCGACCTGGCGCAGGTTTGTCGCCGACCGCAGGCTCGGGCTTCAATCCTTGTCCGTCGTCTTGCTGTTCGCCTCGATGAACTCGATGCTGTTCCACCGCGTCGCGATCTTCGAAGAGCAGGGCTTCGATGTCGGTTTCGTTGCGCTTCTCGCCGGGATCTCGGGGGTTCTCACCTTTCCTGGCCGATATCTCGCGCCTCGCATCGCTGAGCGCATTCGCCCCACCACAATCCTCACCTTGGGGGTGGGTGGCCTCGTGGTGGCGATTGTTCTCGCCATCGTCGGCTCGCCCGAGATCGTCATGATCGCCTACTTCGTCGCCTTCGGGCTCTTCTTCGGGTTCATCCTCCCGCTGCGTCCCGTCATCATGCACGGCTGGTACGGAGGAGCCGACTACGGCTCGGTGATGGGAAAGCAGTGGTCGGCTGCTGCGGTCGCCGGCGGAATTGCGCCAACCCTGATCGGTGTCGCGAGGGACGCTCTCGGCAGCTACACCCTACCGCTCGTGGCTCTGGTCGTTGCAACGGCGCTCGCTGGTGTCTTCAACGAGCTGTCCGTGTCGTCATACGCGAATGACCGTGCCGCGGCGCGCCGGTGA
- a CDS encoding septum formation family protein: MTAHLRQTIGFAVVAVALVTSACSGNVFSLAVGDCFDDWEGALSDATSEVTDVDRVDCDDPHDNEVYAVVAMDDGSFPGDAAVQSEVIEVCSVRFDTFVGIPYEDSRLDFGALFPLAESWSAGDRDITCFVYDIEFLKLTGTMRNAQI; this comes from the coding sequence ATGACCGCTCACCTTCGACAGACGATCGGCTTCGCTGTAGTGGCGGTGGCACTCGTCACCTCGGCCTGTTCGGGCAATGTCTTCAGCCTCGCGGTCGGCGACTGCTTCGATGACTGGGAAGGGGCACTCTCGGATGCCACTTCGGAGGTGACCGATGTCGACCGCGTCGACTGCGACGATCCGCACGACAACGAGGTCTACGCCGTTGTTGCAATGGACGATGGCTCATTCCCCGGGGACGCCGCAGTGCAGTCCGAGGTCATCGAGGTGTGCAGCGTGCGGTTCGACACCTTCGTCGGGATCCCCTATGAGGACTCAAGGCTCGACTTCGGAGCCCTGTTTCCGCTCGCGGAGTCGTGGAGCGCCGGGGACCGCGACATCACCTGTTTCGTCTACGACATCGAGTTCCTCAAACTCACCGGAACGATGCGCAACGCACAGATCTGA
- a CDS encoding MFS transporter produces MPQTDKKGLAVLVVLSAAMFVYVIDTTLMNVSISALVDDLDTTVGGVQAAITLYTLTMAAFMLTGGKLGDIWGSKRAFRIGLVVYGIGTTTTALAPNIGFVMIGWSILEGLGSALIVPAINTLVRANYTGSRRASAYGVLFGVAAAGAAFGPLIGGWVTTEFSWRYAFAGEAVIVLLVLLSSGLLVDAPKVSPKPRLDAVGVVLSVVGMAAFVLGVLQTTSRGWTDPLVLTLIVGGLAVLAAFVLWIHRREHAGAPALFRPSIFRHRGISFGLPILATQLFAQAGLLFLIPLFTQSMLGFDAFQTGLTLLPLSFGVLVTSIVTPPLGRKLFPKYIIQAGLVVLFIGGYLLAVSLDGATTGADMALGLLVGGIGIGLIVGQLPNLILSSVEQHEASEASGLQGTFQNLGMALGTAVIGTVILSASFASITNQVEASDVLPSDTKTEIIAVIKGPLVEADIDALEDSLSDLPSDQQAEIRTIQNTAMTRGFQGAILAGGIVALIGAGLAFFLPRHRLDSDASVETTIKEVVRTPAIAKLQFEMEDL; encoded by the coding sequence ATGCCCCAGACCGACAAGAAGGGCCTTGCGGTTCTCGTCGTCTTGAGCGCGGCGATGTTCGTCTATGTGATCGACACGACGCTGATGAATGTGTCGATCTCGGCCCTCGTCGACGACCTCGACACAACGGTTGGTGGGGTACAGGCAGCCATCACGCTGTACACGCTCACCATGGCAGCGTTCATGCTCACGGGTGGAAAGCTCGGCGACATCTGGGGCTCAAAGCGAGCCTTCCGCATCGGGCTGGTTGTCTACGGCATCGGGACCACCACGACCGCTCTTGCCCCAAACATCGGGTTCGTCATGATCGGGTGGTCGATTCTCGAAGGGCTCGGATCCGCCCTGATCGTTCCCGCGATCAACACGCTCGTGCGGGCGAACTACACGGGGAGTCGGAGAGCTTCTGCATACGGCGTGCTCTTCGGTGTTGCGGCGGCAGGTGCGGCGTTCGGTCCCCTCATCGGGGGATGGGTCACCACCGAGTTCAGTTGGCGGTACGCATTTGCGGGCGAGGCCGTCATTGTCCTTCTGGTCCTGCTGTCCTCGGGCCTTCTCGTCGACGCCCCGAAGGTGAGCCCGAAACCGCGACTCGACGCGGTCGGTGTCGTCCTGTCGGTGGTCGGGATGGCAGCCTTCGTTCTCGGGGTACTCCAAACCACGAGCCGCGGCTGGACCGACCCGCTCGTACTCACCCTCATCGTTGGCGGACTTGCCGTGCTCGCTGCGTTCGTCCTGTGGATTCATCGTCGTGAACATGCGGGGGCTCCGGCATTGTTCCGTCCATCCATCTTCCGCCACCGAGGGATCTCGTTCGGGCTTCCGATCCTCGCGACCCAGCTGTTCGCTCAGGCAGGACTGCTGTTCCTCATCCCCCTCTTCACACAGTCCATGCTGGGATTCGACGCGTTCCAGACCGGTTTGACGCTGCTGCCGCTGTCGTTCGGGGTTCTCGTGACATCGATCGTGACACCACCGCTCGGGCGGAAGCTCTTCCCCAAGTACATCATCCAGGCAGGTCTCGTTGTCCTGTTCATCGGTGGCTATCTGCTTGCGGTTTCCCTCGATGGGGCAACCACCGGCGCAGACATGGCGCTCGGGCTGCTGGTCGGCGGTATCGGTATCGGCCTCATCGTCGGGCAGCTCCCGAATCTGATCCTGTCGTCCGTCGAGCAGCACGAGGCGAGCGAGGCCTCTGGTCTCCAGGGGACCTTCCAGAATCTCGGCATGGCCCTCGGAACGGCAGTCATCGGGACGGTCATCCTGTCGGCATCGTTCGCGTCGATCACCAATCAGGTCGAAGCTTCGGATGTGCTTCCGTCGGACACCAAGACCGAGATCATCGCGGTGATCAAGGGCCCGCTCGTCGAGGCCGACATCGACGCCCTCGAAGATTCGTTGTCCGATTTGCCGTCCGACCAGCAGGCCGAGATCCGCACGATTCAGAACACCGCCATGACCCGTGGCTTCCAGGGTGCCATCCTTGCTGGAGGCATCGTCGCCCTCATCGGTGCGGGTCTCGCGTTCTTCCTCCCCCGTCATAGGCTCGATTCTGACGCGTCGGTCGAGACGACGATCAAAGAGGTCGTTCGGACACCCGCCATCGCGAAGCTCCAGTTCGAGATGGAAGACCTCTGA
- a CDS encoding ferric reductase-like transmembrane domain-containing protein, translated as MNITWFIVRGSGVAAIVLLSASMVWGLWISTKTFGRTVKAKGLQWLHESLGLAALGATIIHMVALSVDEFVEFSWWDITIPGIAEWEPLATSLGVVAFWTMLLVSVSFYAKRWISQNAWRSIHYLSFGAFLAAMAHGVMAGTDSRTPWMAAVYAGAGVTVTALTAMRVVAASRQSSARPNDRPTQPLTESSPMGSGPTIAVSGRASSK; from the coding sequence GTGAACATCACCTGGTTCATCGTTCGAGGCTCTGGTGTCGCTGCCATCGTCCTTCTGAGCGCTTCGATGGTGTGGGGTCTTTGGATCTCGACGAAGACATTCGGGAGAACCGTGAAAGCGAAGGGGCTCCAGTGGCTCCACGAGTCACTCGGCCTTGCTGCTCTCGGTGCCACGATCATTCATATGGTGGCGCTGTCGGTGGACGAATTCGTCGAGTTCAGCTGGTGGGACATCACTATCCCGGGTATCGCGGAATGGGAACCGCTGGCCACATCGTTGGGTGTCGTCGCGTTCTGGACCATGCTGCTCGTGTCGGTGAGCTTCTATGCGAAGAGGTGGATCAGCCAGAACGCTTGGAGGTCGATCCACTATCTCTCGTTCGGGGCATTCCTCGCAGCCATGGCGCATGGCGTGATGGCCGGCACCGATTCCCGCACTCCGTGGATGGCCGCCGTCTATGCCGGTGCGGGAGTGACGGTCACGGCTCTGACTGCAATGCGCGTCGTGGCGGCGTCACGACAATCGAGTGCTCGCCCCAACGATCGACCCACGCAGCCTCTCACCGAGTCGTCCCCCATGGGATCGGGGCCCACCATCGCCGTGTCGGGCCGCGCATCCTCGAAATAG
- a CDS encoding FAD:protein FMN transferase — MIVDTFAAMGTTIEVHTATREDVARVRQDFAEFEARFSRFLTASELTQINASAGSWHALSEPMGRVLRAAADIRNRTDGLVDVGLGGLVVSWGYTVPFDDLPSDIERGGHPAATEWELRDGAVRLGIGTRLDLGGIAKGWACDEIVASNKARVVSAGGDLRSSDPNLVVEVVDHLDKPVADICVGRGALATSSRMKRVWMTASGAANHLIDPRTMQPVSSPVTQATVVADTAVHAEAGAKAVLLHGVDGLAWADRQAWIRQAVVVWQDGSVFATRDRRAA, encoded by the coding sequence ATGATCGTCGACACCTTCGCGGCCATGGGAACCACGATCGAAGTGCACACGGCGACCCGAGAGGATGTGGCTCGTGTCCGTCAGGATTTCGCCGAGTTCGAAGCGCGGTTCAGCCGATTCCTCACGGCGAGCGAGCTGACTCAGATCAACGCATCAGCTGGAAGTTGGCACGCCCTCTCCGAACCGATGGGCCGTGTGTTGCGGGCGGCTGCTGACATCAGGAATCGGACCGATGGGCTCGTCGATGTAGGACTCGGCGGTCTGGTCGTGTCGTGGGGATACACCGTTCCATTCGACGATCTGCCATCCGACATCGAACGCGGAGGCCACCCAGCGGCAACCGAGTGGGAACTCCGCGATGGCGCCGTGCGATTGGGTATCGGAACGAGGCTCGATCTCGGTGGTATCGCCAAGGGCTGGGCATGCGACGAGATCGTCGCGTCGAACAAGGCTCGGGTGGTTTCTGCCGGCGGTGACCTTCGATCGTCCGATCCCAACCTCGTGGTGGAAGTGGTGGATCACCTCGACAAGCCAGTGGCAGACATATGCGTCGGTCGAGGAGCCCTCGCAACGAGTTCCAGAATGAAGCGGGTGTGGATGACCGCTTCGGGCGCAGCGAATCATCTGATCGATCCGCGGACCATGCAACCAGTGTCGTCCCCGGTCACCCAGGCCACCGTGGTCGCCGACACGGCGGTCCATGCAGAAGCCGGTGCCAAGGCAGTACTGCTGCACGGTGTTGACGGATTGGCATGGGCGGACCGCCAGGCTTGGATTCGTCAGGCGGTGGTCGTGTGGCAGGACGGATCGGTCTTCGCCACCCGGGATCGGCGCGCCGCGTGA
- a CDS encoding HAMP domain-containing sensor histidine kinase: MRRHLILLTLAVTGMVVLAFVAPLFVLVSDLARDRAIAAAERDAESLARALSVLTVNEDLATAIDVVGEDRIVDVNGSVILPDGDVVGVPLAEDSDDHGSDDEDLTLAEEGNSFVASVIGGAAVYVPVVTSDETAVVRVFVPDSEIHAGVARSWIILAVLGIVLVALAALVADRLGRSMVIPVRELSETAERLREGDLTARVRPAGPPEIEEVGLEFNRLANQIGQLLQQERETAADLAHRLRTPLTAARLTVDGLDESAEKLRLWSDLDELQRTTDYIIREARRPVRHDGDARCDLGAIVTDRARFWEPLATEQERIVTVSVPDRPTLVAVPSVDIETAIDALIENIMSHTPSGVPFSITATDAGSSARLTIEDGGAGLPEGFRVARGTSHDDSTGLGLDIVRRTVESVDGSLSIGRSETLGGASIKLDLPLSHTP; this comes from the coding sequence GTGAGACGCCACCTGATTCTCCTCACCCTTGCGGTGACGGGAATGGTGGTGCTCGCGTTCGTTGCCCCGCTCTTCGTCCTTGTTTCGGATCTGGCCCGAGACCGAGCCATCGCTGCCGCCGAACGCGACGCCGAGAGTCTGGCGCGAGCACTGTCGGTTCTGACCGTGAACGAAGACCTCGCCACGGCAATCGATGTCGTCGGCGAGGACCGGATCGTCGATGTGAACGGATCGGTGATTCTCCCTGACGGAGATGTCGTCGGTGTCCCACTCGCAGAGGACTCCGACGATCACGGCTCAGACGATGAGGATCTCACCCTCGCCGAAGAGGGAAACTCGTTTGTCGCTTCAGTCATCGGCGGTGCCGCGGTCTATGTTCCGGTTGTCACATCAGACGAGACGGCGGTCGTGCGCGTCTTCGTTCCCGATAGCGAGATCCATGCAGGGGTGGCCCGCAGTTGGATCATCCTCGCTGTGCTCGGCATCGTTCTCGTCGCTCTTGCGGCGTTGGTCGCCGATCGGCTCGGGCGCTCGATGGTCATACCGGTCAGGGAACTCTCCGAAACCGCTGAACGACTGAGGGAAGGTGACCTGACCGCTCGGGTCAGACCTGCTGGACCGCCCGAAATCGAAGAGGTCGGCCTCGAGTTCAATCGCCTCGCGAACCAGATTGGGCAATTGCTCCAGCAAGAACGGGAGACAGCCGCCGACTTGGCACATCGCCTTCGGACTCCCCTCACGGCGGCACGCCTCACGGTGGACGGCCTCGACGAATCCGCCGAGAAGCTGCGGCTTTGGTCGGATCTCGATGAGCTCCAGCGCACCACTGACTACATCATTCGTGAGGCGAGGCGCCCTGTGCGGCACGATGGGGACGCCCGGTGCGACCTCGGCGCGATCGTCACCGATCGGGCCCGATTCTGGGAACCACTCGCAACCGAACAGGAACGAATCGTCACGGTGTCCGTCCCGGATCGTCCCACCCTGGTCGCGGTGCCATCCGTCGACATCGAAACTGCGATCGACGCCCTCATCGAGAACATCATGTCACACACGCCGTCCGGCGTCCCGTTCTCGATCACCGCCACCGATGCCGGGTCATCGGCGCGGCTGACGATCGAAGATGGCGGAGCCGGGCTACCGGAAGGCTTCAGAGTCGCGCGGGGTACCTCGCATGACGATTCCACCGGATTGGGTCTTGACATCGTCAGGCGGACCGTCGAGTCCGTCGATGGGTCGCTGTCGATCGGGCGGTCCGAGACGCTAGGGGGCGCCTCGATCAAGCTTGACCTACCGCTGTCACACACGCCATAG
- a CDS encoding response regulator transcription factor codes for MAAILIIEDEQRIRESLAKRLAERGYDIETSTNAMNGIERGVSGDFDVVVLDLGLPDIDGTEALRMIRAVSEVPVVVATARDDESDIIKALDAGADDYVVKPYSADHLAARIRAVMRRTSEAPEDRVVVVGGLRLDRDSHEATLDDVPLVLTARAFDLLAYLASRPNKLVSKRELMAEVWHQPYGGADKTVDVHMSWLRKALGETATKPVYLHTKRGVGVRLVDPTR; via the coding sequence ATGGCAGCGATCCTGATCATCGAGGACGAGCAGAGGATCCGCGAATCGCTTGCGAAACGGCTCGCCGAGCGCGGGTACGACATCGAAACATCGACCAACGCCATGAACGGTATCGAGCGTGGCGTCTCTGGCGACTTCGATGTGGTCGTCCTGGACCTTGGGCTTCCCGACATCGACGGAACCGAGGCTCTCCGGATGATCCGCGCCGTGAGCGAGGTACCTGTCGTTGTGGCGACGGCACGCGACGACGAATCGGACATCATCAAAGCACTCGACGCCGGGGCCGACGACTATGTCGTGAAGCCCTACTCCGCGGATCATCTGGCAGCGAGAATCCGCGCGGTCATGCGCCGCACCTCCGAGGCGCCCGAGGACCGGGTCGTGGTCGTGGGCGGTCTACGCCTCGACCGCGACAGCCACGAAGCCACGCTTGACGATGTGCCGCTTGTACTGACCGCACGGGCATTCGACCTCCTCGCCTATCTCGCGTCGAGGCCGAACAAACTCGTGAGCAAACGCGAACTGATGGCGGAGGTGTGGCACCAGCCGTACGGAGGCGCCGACAAGACGGTCGATGTGCACATGTCGTGGCTCCGCAAGGCGCTCGGAGAGACCGCGACCAAGCCTGTCTACCTCCACACGAAGCGCGGCGTCGGCGTCCGACTTGTGGATCCGACGAGGTGA
- a CDS encoding ATP-dependent DNA helicase RecQ, protein MTRGDDFDDAYWSSLASEIGDGVPHEPSHGGRQARLIPDRDPVVVDDSTLFAQLKGTFGYDEFRDGQREVIEAALASKDCMAVMPTGSGKSLTYQLASELIGGTTLVVSPLIALMKDQVDAANEVGIAATFLNSSLASDERQERIERLERGEYRLVYAAPEGLVSSLGPVLDRTNLRFVAVDEAHCISQWGHDFRPAYRQFADIKTRWRTPILALTATATERVRRDIVAQLHLEDPVVVSTSFFRPNLRIHVWKKGGEGPNRIKVKDSIGKICLDRKGESGIVYTLSRKSADSTAEYLRSLGIRAGSYHAGMETDDRTRVQDEFIRDDIDVVCATVAFGMGIDKSNVRFVIHRDMPKSIEGYYQEIGRAGRDGLDSDCYLFYSWADVIQLERMVSGSDNQRTYEQHIRLMYRFAEGERCRHMGLAWYFGEQMSVCGSSCDNCTDFGLDFHSMEVPRSSRAPSTPDGLHGEATEVFEALRVLRKQLADSKGVPAYVVFNDATLRAMADACPTSESEFLSLPGVGAAKLKAYGSIFLDAIDALNN, encoded by the coding sequence GTGACCCGCGGCGACGACTTCGACGATGCATACTGGTCGAGCCTTGCCAGCGAGATCGGCGACGGTGTACCGCATGAACCTTCCCACGGCGGCAGACAAGCCCGGCTGATCCCGGACCGCGATCCGGTCGTGGTCGACGATTCGACGCTGTTCGCGCAGCTCAAAGGCACCTTCGGATATGACGAGTTCCGCGACGGCCAACGCGAGGTGATCGAGGCCGCGCTCGCGTCAAAGGACTGTATGGCGGTGATGCCGACGGGGTCAGGGAAGTCTCTCACCTATCAGTTGGCTTCCGAGCTGATCGGCGGGACCACCTTGGTGGTGTCTCCGCTGATCGCGCTGATGAAGGACCAGGTCGATGCAGCGAACGAGGTGGGTATTGCAGCCACATTCTTGAATTCGAGCCTCGCATCAGACGAGCGGCAAGAGCGGATCGAGCGGTTGGAGCGAGGTGAGTATCGGCTCGTGTACGCAGCTCCCGAGGGTCTTGTGTCTTCCTTGGGACCGGTACTGGATCGAACGAATTTGCGTTTCGTCGCCGTCGATGAAGCTCATTGCATCTCCCAGTGGGGTCACGACTTTCGGCCCGCCTATCGCCAGTTCGCAGACATCAAGACGCGGTGGCGAACACCGATCCTCGCGCTGACTGCTACGGCGACCGAACGGGTCCGGCGCGACATCGTCGCGCAGCTCCACCTTGAGGATCCCGTCGTCGTGAGCACCTCGTTCTTCCGACCCAATCTGCGAATCCATGTTTGGAAGAAAGGCGGTGAAGGGCCCAACCGGATCAAGGTGAAGGACTCCATTGGGAAGATCTGCCTCGATCGCAAGGGCGAGTCCGGGATCGTCTACACCCTGTCGCGAAAGAGTGCCGATTCGACCGCCGAGTACCTTCGCTCGCTCGGCATCAGAGCCGGTTCCTATCACGCCGGCATGGAGACAGACGACCGGACGCGGGTGCAGGATGAGTTCATCCGGGACGACATCGATGTGGTGTGTGCCACGGTCGCTTTCGGTATGGGGATCGACAAGTCGAATGTTCGGTTCGTTATCCACCGCGACATGCCGAAGTCGATCGAGGGCTATTACCAGGAGATCGGTCGTGCGGGCCGTGATGGGCTCGATTCGGATTGCTACTTGTTCTACTCATGGGCCGATGTGATCCAGCTCGAACGGATGGTGTCGGGCAGCGACAACCAGCGAACTTACGAACAGCACATTCGGTTGATGTATCGGTTCGCCGAGGGTGAGCGGTGCCGCCACATGGGCCTCGCCTGGTATTTCGGCGAACAGATGTCGGTGTGTGGTTCGAGCTGTGACAACTGCACCGACTTCGGGTTGGATTTCCACTCGATGGAAGTACCGAGATCCAGCCGAGCTCCCTCGACACCCGATGGTCTTCACGGCGAAGCCACCGAGGTGTTCGAGGCCCTTCGCGTCCTTCGCAAGCAGCTTGCGGATTCCAAGGGCGTGCCAGCCTATGTCGTGTTCAACGATGCGACTCTGCGTGCCATGGCAGACGCGTGCCCGACCTCTGAATCCGAGTTTCTTTCCCTGCCCGGTGTGGGGGCTGCCAAGCTCAAGGCGTACGGCTCGATCTTTCTGGATGCGATCGACGCCCTGAACAACTGA
- a CDS encoding AbrB/MazE/SpoVT family DNA-binding domain-containing protein has product MTTQSTTTPSAIMKSATMNTQGRVVVPVEIRKAMGIEAPADLFFRYEDGTLTVGTIEDAVAYVQSVVAKYVDTDGSAVDALIADRRAEAAKEW; this is encoded by the coding sequence ATGACCACCCAATCCACGACCACCCCATCGGCAATCATGAAATCAGCCACGATGAACACGCAAGGTCGCGTCGTCGTCCCGGTTGAGATCCGAAAGGCAATGGGGATCGAGGCTCCGGCGGACCTGTTCTTCCGATACGAGGATGGAACCCTCACCGTCGGCACCATCGAGGATGCTGTTGCCTATGTTCAGAGCGTTGTTGCCAAGTATGTGGATACGGACGGTTCAGCCGTCGACGCCTTGATCGCAGACCGTCGTGCTGAGGCGGCCAAGGAGTGGTAG
- a CDS encoding type II toxin-antitoxin system VapC family toxin — MVAVLDASAVLAVALSEIGAPKVAPFLADAWMSAVNHAEVLHGLKRQGIPFLIGEGLVDSLEITVVPFTRRLAGFAAELDAVTSVAGLSLGDRACLATGEAMSCPVVTADRVWTSLGLDIEVISIR; from the coding sequence GTGGTAGCCGTTCTCGATGCGAGCGCGGTGCTTGCGGTCGCACTGTCTGAAATCGGTGCTCCAAAGGTGGCGCCGTTTCTTGCGGATGCGTGGATGTCGGCCGTCAACCACGCGGAGGTGCTTCATGGACTCAAGCGGCAGGGAATCCCGTTCCTCATCGGTGAAGGACTGGTCGACTCACTTGAGATCACCGTTGTACCGTTTACACGCCGGCTTGCCGGATTCGCCGCCGAACTCGACGCCGTGACATCCGTTGCTGGTTTGAGTCTCGGTGACAGGGCATGTCTGGCAACCGGTGAAGCAATGAGCTGTCCTGTTGTGACCGCTGATCGCGTTTGGACTTCTCTCGGTCTCGACATCGAGGTCATCAGTATCCGGTAG
- a CDS encoding amidohydrolase family protein, giving the protein MNARIVFVLVGLVAVTVACTGSSDPTTTTVPATTTSTTAPPVRTTTTTTVAVPTVAPAGVVFTGGDVVTMDPEFGIVQAMAISGDRIVAVGSQAEIEPYIGDETIVIDLEGRAVGPGFVDPHTHILTDWSDFAEGQRVALRHGITSLGDASVEPDAYDQLVTAAQSDELRIRTSMYLGKTDPCGVPSDDWYLAHPAGSEPGNRLRVQGIKIFDDGGVCGQVAGSETFVDGYEVGAPYHSVETLVEWINTADAAGYQVVVHAQGDLAIRGAQDAYEQVLGGNDNPLRHRIDHNSIPTPDLLPRFTELNLVPVVFALGSSCSPDAPWTEFYRRNGDRPGDMVRANPDIRVAWHGDDPWVSPVSPILDMYSLVTRADFAEDGSICPAPDWFATGGVTIEQAYPMVTLNGAYALGRDDEVGSLTPGKHADLVVMTDNPLTVPIDELPSVAVVSTMIGGRTEYCADGAERWCAEA; this is encoded by the coding sequence ATGAATGCCCGTATCGTTTTCGTGCTCGTCGGTCTTGTGGCCGTGACGGTTGCGTGTACGGGCAGCTCGGATCCGACGACCACCACGGTGCCTGCGACAACCACCTCGACGACCGCGCCACCTGTTCGGACAACCACAACGACGACGGTCGCCGTCCCCACCGTGGCGCCAGCCGGTGTCGTGTTCACCGGCGGTGATGTGGTAACGATGGATCCTGAGTTCGGAATCGTGCAAGCGATGGCGATCAGCGGCGACCGGATCGTTGCAGTCGGGAGCCAAGCCGAGATCGAGCCGTACATCGGTGACGAAACGATCGTGATCGACCTCGAGGGGCGCGCGGTCGGTCCGGGGTTCGTTGATCCCCATACTCACATCCTCACCGACTGGAGTGACTTCGCCGAGGGCCAGCGGGTTGCTCTCAGGCATGGGATCACATCGTTGGGTGACGCGTCGGTGGAGCCCGACGCCTATGACCAGCTCGTGACTGCGGCCCAGTCCGATGAGCTGCGGATTCGGACAAGTATGTACCTCGGGAAGACCGATCCATGTGGAGTGCCGAGCGACGACTGGTATCTCGCGCATCCGGCGGGGTCCGAGCCCGGGAATCGTTTGCGGGTGCAGGGGATCAAGATCTTTGACGATGGTGGCGTCTGTGGCCAAGTTGCGGGATCCGAGACATTTGTGGACGGGTACGAGGTCGGTGCCCCGTACCACTCGGTCGAGACGCTGGTCGAATGGATCAACACTGCGGACGCGGCCGGTTACCAAGTCGTCGTACATGCCCAGGGTGACCTCGCGATTCGCGGCGCCCAGGACGCCTACGAGCAGGTGCTCGGTGGAAATGACAATCCGCTCAGGCACCGAATCGACCACAACTCGATTCCGACGCCAGACCTCCTGCCCCGGTTCACGGAGCTGAACCTGGTACCGGTCGTGTTTGCGCTTGGGAGCTCGTGTTCGCCCGACGCTCCGTGGACGGAGTTCTACCGTCGGAACGGTGATCGTCCGGGCGACATGGTGCGGGCGAATCCCGACATCCGGGTGGCATGGCACGGTGATGACCCGTGGGTGTCACCGGTGTCGCCGATCCTCGACATGTACTCGCTGGTCACAAGAGCCGACTTCGCTGAAGATGGCTCGATCTGTCCTGCCCCTGACTGGTTCGCCACCGGAGGCGTCACGATCGAACAGGCCTATCCGATGGTCACCCTCAACGGTGCGTATGCTCTCGGGAGGGACGATGAGGTCGGTTCGCTCACACCCGGCAAGCATGCAGACCTTGTCGTCATGACCGACAATCCTCTGACCGTCCCGATCGACGAGCTGCCGTCGGTCGCTGTCGTGTCAACGATGATCGGCGGACGCACCGAGTATTGCGCCGACGGTGCCGAACGGTGGTGTGCCGAGGCCTGA